In Mustela nigripes isolate SB6536 chromosome 9, MUSNIG.SB6536, whole genome shotgun sequence, the sequence TAAGCTGAGCCAATCAGAGCACTTCCTGAGGAACTTGCAAActgcaaggaagaaagagaagccagtGTCTTGTTGGATGCCTAGACAACATTTTTAAGCTTTGTGATTGTCTGAAGTGATGCTTTTTACCTTGTGGCCAGAAAAATATTAGAAGCTGGTCTCGTGGTGGGGATGGtaggggctgggcagggcaggggaaggaaatgaAGGAGTCTGGTAGGAAGTAACAGAGATGAGAGATAGAGTCCTAATAGCTTTTGTGTCTATTAGTTCCTGTTATTCTTGGAGCATCCCTGTCTTTGGGTTTCAATATCTGAttatgtgttgtttttgttttttaagagagggagaggggtggtgggatggggcagagtgagagggagagagagaatcttaagcaggctccatacacCCAGCgtagagccctatgtggggcttgatgtggggctcaatctcatgaccctagatcatgacctgagacaaaaatcaagagttggaagctcaactgactgagccacacggcAACCTGCTCACCCACTTTCCTGATTTGACTATTACTCATTTATCGATAACTCACGAAATGTTGTCTTCAGCCTGAATTTCAGACATACTTATCCAACTGTCTATGGGACATCTCAACTTGAGTTGTCAAATCTAGCATATCTAAAATGGATTTTATCATCCTCCACCTCCCCCACACACCACCCCAGACCCCTGCTGAAACACCCCTTCTCTCCTGTTTTCTCAGTAAAGGGAATCACAGTATCCCTAGTCACCAACTTGGAAGTTATCCCAGACTTTTCCCTCCCTGTTACTCCCCATATCCTGTAGGTCTAAGTGTCTAAGCTAAGTTCTGCCAATTGTAATTCCCAAATATCCTCAgtgttctcttgttctctccaGTCCTCTTCCCGTACACCATTTCAGTCCTTTGTCATTACTCACATGCCTTCaatctccctccccttccacccaGCAGCCCAAATCATCCCTCTAATTTCTGGATATGATCCTATTTACTCTTATGCTCAAAAttcttcagtggctccccactgTTTCCAGGATAAAATCTGAACTCCTGCAGCTGGGTCACAAATTCACTCATATTACACTCAGATGTGCAACAATGTAAGTCTCTTCTCTTTCCTAGAACTGGTTTGATCTTGCTcacaatgcccccccccccccttgctggGTAACAGGGGCAGGGGAACTAAAATTAATCCATCTGGTAAACTCAGTAGggtccaaaattttattttagacagCCTGTAAGTATGACTCAGTCTTTCAGATTATCTTACCCTTCCCTTTCTTGTTTTCAAGATAGCATTTGGATTTATCGGGCTTTCATGTGAATTTCATGGCACTGAGGGAAGGGACCCCTTAGCCATATGGTCCTTGGGGTTGTGTCAGTTGGCATTTGCTGAGACACAATGGGTTAGGTATAAATGAATTGGTGAATTACAACCTTGAGAGGTTGTAGCTACCTTGAATAGCTATTACTAATTACTATTACTAATAATAGCTACCTTCAGTAGCTATTAAATGGCAGAACCAGGAATCAACACACGCCCTGATTCTGGAAGACATTTGGATCTATGGCTAGAATTCCAGAGATAAAGTAAGGCTGGATTTGGGAAGCACAGAGGGTCTTCATGACATAGCTTCAGAGATGTGCGCATCCATGGAGACTATGTAGAGTAGGATGAGAAAAGGATCCCGTTCAGAACACTTAGGAGTCACTGACCTATGAAATAGGGTAGGAAGGCCTACCTGACAGCTTCTGCCCAAACTGATCATCTTCTTAGGAGAGATTCTAGGTTGGAGAGAGTCAGGAGCTTCTAGAGTCGTGCCTGGTCCTGTCCCAGCCATGGCGGACCGATCTCTCGAATACCCCGGTACTCTCTATCCTAGGCTCCCCCACAGCGCAGCAAAGCACTAACCCGTGACCAATACCaagtaggaactcaataaatatgcCCGAAGTACTTGTGTTGGCAGAGCTGCTCACACTTCCTGGGGCCAGGGAATGTAGAGCCACCCATAGACCCTCTAAAGTGGGGAAACCGGCAGTAGCTGTGCAGAAGTCTAGGGGGGCTTCCAAGATGAGGACGTTCAGTCTCCTCCTAGATGTGGGGACCCAAGGCCTTTCCCCTTGGATGAGGCGGGCAGAGGCAGATATGGGCGGGCAGAGGCAGATATGGACGGGCAGTCTCCTCACGCATGAGGGTCCAGAGGCCTTTCTCAAATGTTGGAAGTGCAGCTCTCCCAGGTGTTGAAGGTGCAAGAAATCCCTGCGAGGAGGTGAGCCTTGTTCCCATCCCTTTCCCCCAGAGGGATCAAGACCTCATAGCCCCTCGACTCTTCTTCTCGCCCCCGCCCCATGCCTGCACCAGGGGCGATCCAGTCCCACCCCAGCGCGCGACCAATCGCCCGAGAGGCTGGCGCAGCTAGCCAATTGAATGATGGCAGCGGCGCGGAGATGGCTCCACCCGCCCACTGGCCGCCGGCCGCCGCCGGCCTCCGGGGAAGCGAGGTCCTCCGCTGTTTTTGCTGCCTGCCGAGCCCAGCCGAGCCCAGCCGAACGTAGCCGAGCGCAGCCGAGCGCAGCCGAGCCTAGCCGAACACCGCGCCCCGGCCGCAGCCGCCGCCCGAACGCCGCCGAACGAGCTAGCGAGCAGCCGCGGCCGCGGAGGAGGCACCGCCCCAGGGGGAGGAGGTGCCGGCTCGCCGCAGACCGCCCGCGGCAGAGGCCGCCCCGGTCGCGCGGCGGCGGGAGCGGCCGGCGGAGGCTGCGCGGCCGAGGGGGAGGGCCGGGGGAGGGGACATCGCCCCTGCCcgcctcctcccgcccccccctcccccgccccgcgcccggaGGCTCCCGAGTCTCAGTCGGCGCCCAGCATCCCGCTGCCCCGGACCCTCCCTGCGGGCGCGCACCGGGCTCAACTCAGGTAAGGGGGCCCTCCCCCCATGGGCACGGGGGCCGAGAACCAGAGACAGAGGTAAAGAGACCCAGACCCACCTGGGGACATAGAGGCATAGCCGGggagaaagagacacaaagagacacaCGAGACTCCCAGAACTAGAGACAGACCCCACGGAGAAGAGGAGAGACACACGTCCACGGGGACAGAGTGACATACagcagggaagaaaagagagaccgAGAGACACAAGAGACCCATACACACAGAGACCGATACAGAGATACACAGAGATAGACGGGGAGAGAAGAGACACTCAGACACTCAGAGATGGGGACGCgtagagacagacagaaagagaggcacTTAGAAGCCAGCTGCCCAAACATAGAGGTGGATATGCCAGGCAGAGGCACACATCTAGGCAAGGGAACCGAAAGGTGAAGAgccaaacacacagacacacacaactgACCTGGAGAGACAGTCTCACAGAGAGGCACACCTAGGTACACAGCCTTGGATACAGAGACCCACACATGCGTGCCAGGGCCTCCACAAAGTTCCCTCTGTCTGAGCTGGCACCTCTGGAGGTCTcctgggctggctggctggagtgCTGAGAAGGGGGAGGTGCCCAGGCCACACCAGCGCTGGTCACAGTCCCCATCCTCTAAGGCCTCGGGCTTCCTGGGTCTCATCCACTCATCCAGTGCTTTTGAGAGCTGGAAGCTTGGTGGGCAGGGCCAGGCCATGCCCACCGGTTCTCAGGAGAATGAGATACAGGATGTCCACTCCAGCTTCCCCACTGTGGCTGCACCCCTGTCAAGGTGTCCAGAACCAGGCCTGAGGATGGGGGTGTTGGCTCTGTGGAGTACTTAGACCTGTTGGGACCCAGATTCCTCTGCTGGGCAAGCCAGAGATGTGGGAAAGGACTCTCTTCTAGACCCCTCTCTTCCTAGGCCTCACCCTACCCCTTCCTCCTCACCACCCTTTCCTCTGCTCTCTACCTGCCACAGGCTCAGGACTGCAGGTGGATACCCACTGCCCAGGATTCACTGAGTGTGGACAGGACAGCCTCTTTGGAAGGCCAGCTGTACTGGAGTTCTGCCTCGGCATGGGCCTTGCCATCAAGCCAACCCCGTGGTCTGTGCTGGTCTGAGGGTGCTGCCTGTCATGGGGGCAGCCATCTCCCAGGGGGCCCTCATTGCCATCGTCTGCAACGGCCTCGTAGGcttcttgctgctgctgctctgggtCATTCTCTGCTGGGCCTGCCATTCCCGCTCTGCGGACATCGACTCTCTCTCCGAATCCAGTCCCAACTCCAGCCCTGGCCCCTGTCCTGAGAAGGCACCCCCGCCCCAGAAGCCCAGCCATGAAGGCAGCTACCTGCTGCAGCCCTGAAGGCCCCTCACCTCACCTGGAGTCTGGGGCCTAAGTCTGCCCCACCCAGAGCCTGGAATCGGAATCCCAGGGTCTAGCCAGCCTGGGGTCCAGAGCCCAGAGTCCAGCCTGTCTGGAGCTGGACCTAGCAGCCCAGAGTCGAGCCGGTCTGGCTCCACGAGGAGCTCTGGTGGCCCTTGGTAgacaggcctggggtggggattCCTGAGTTGGTGCTAGGGCCAGGGCCATCTCGACTGTGCTCCATTCTGAGGGCCAGGGACTGGGACCACCTCTCCCTAGGCCAATTGCCTCCAGGCCCTTGAGGTTGGGGAAGCAAACTGGAATCCATGGCAATAACGGGAGGGTGTCCAGGCTGGGCCCCTCCTCAGGTCCTCCCACTGTTTGCTGGATAATAAATGGAACTATGGCTCTACCCTGagatttcctcctcttcctgaggGCCCTGCGGTAGCAACATTAAAGGTGTAGGGTGAGCTTCCAGACACAGGTTTATTTGTGCAAAGTGGGACAGGATAATGGTTGAGGGCCAAGTCCTGGGGTGAGGTGCTGGGATCAGGGCCAATGTAGAGTGCTGATGGTAGATGCTGGGACCTGGTTAGGGGTGGGGTCACATACCGAGTACTAAGGCTGGGCTTGGGTGCAGGGTCAGGGGTTACAAGTAACAGGTTCAGAAAAATGGGACAGGGACTGAGGCCAGGCCCTCAGGTCTTGGTTTTCACTTCCCTCACCAGGTTCAGCAGTTTATCCAATTTTGTGATCTCCACAGCTGGACCCTTCTGTACCTCCTGTCCCTTCTTTTCCTGTGGAGGGTGGAAGTACAtggtgggtgggaggaatggTGAGGGATAGGCCACCTTTCTctgggtcccagctctgcctcctctgcccagCCTGCCCCAGTTTTATACCGCCCCTCTCTTGGCCAGTTAGATTCTGGATCCCTGCCTCTCCCAACTGAGGTTAGGAGACCTGGGCCCAGCTGGGGCCTCTGAGAAGCATCCAGTCTAGCTCTGAATCTCAGATCAACAGTCTTGATGCTGGGAAGAGTGGCAGAAGGTGTCTACCCACTAACCTCAGAGGAAGTAGCCTTTCAGGCTAGGAGAGCTGTAGCTCTGGGGAGAGGTAAGACCTTTTGAGGTTGGGACCACCCGTCCCACAGGAGGGGTCCTGGCTGAGTCCTAACAAGGAGCTAAGAGGTATGTGTTTGCAGAGGGAGACAGGTGTGGACCAAGCCACAGGTACCCTCACCTTGTACCAAAACTTTAAGGTCAGTTGGGAGTGGGTGACATTTGGGGCCAGGCCTGCTGTTTCAGACATACCCAGGGTGGAGGAGGGTGTCAAGAGACCCAGGAGGGCAGATGAAATATCCCATGTGTTTCCAGTTGTCTCAAGCTAGGACTGTCCCTCAAAAGAGAAGATCCTAAATTTATGAGCCCTCATCCCAGCCTACAGGGCACTCTAATGCCCTGAGAAAAAGAGTACTGGGACACGGGGTATGTGTCATTCACAGGTCCCGAGAGCTCCACGGCAGACCAGCACCAGTCCCATTCTGCCTTCTGTCCAGGCAGCGGGGTATGGGCTAGGCTGCGGCAGCTACCATTTCCTGTCTTCCCTCTGCTCCAGATCCGCCCCCTCTCCCGCCCTCTCAGCCACCTGTGCCCACTGCTCACTGGCACCTGCTCCAGCCTTGCCTGCTGAGGGCCCAGCCTGGGTCTGGCCTGGGCTGTGAGGAGAGGAGAGTGCATGGCCAGCAGGCCCCTTCCTGGCCCC encodes:
- the ENHO gene encoding adropin, with product MGAAISQGALIAIVCNGLVGFLLLLLWVILCWACHSRSADIDSLSESSPNSSPGPCPEKAPPPQKPSHEGSYLLQP